The following coding sequences are from one Lolium rigidum isolate FL_2022 chromosome 6, APGP_CSIRO_Lrig_0.1, whole genome shotgun sequence window:
- the LOC124666205 gene encoding protein DETOXIFICATION 16-like, with the protein MQKPSVQEPLLVTGPEKGGENAAAAEVKRLLRLAGPLVASGIFQCALQLVSVMFVGHLGELPLAGASLATSLANVTGFSFLVGMSSALDTLCGQAFGARQYHLLGVYKQRAMVVLALACVPIVVVWANTTRILLLLGQDRSIAAEAGTYAWLLVPSLVPYVPLVCHIRFLQTQSIVVPVMASSAATALSHVLVCWALVHKAGMGSKGAALSNTVSSCINLALLSLYTRLSGACKRTWTGFSMDAFKELRQFAGLAFPSAMMLCLEWWSFELLVLLSGLLPNPELETSVLSICLNTGSLMFMVPAGLCTAISTRVSNELGAGKPEAAKLATRVVVCMALCGGLVMSVAMILLRKFWGYLYSNEEEVVTYIARMIPVLAISFFIDGIHTSLSGVITGCGEQKIGARVNLAAFYLAGIPLAVFLAFVLHLNGMGLWLGIVCGSLTKLLLLVWIVLSINWEKEAIKAKDMVLRSSLPVA; encoded by the exons TGCAGCTGGTGTCCGTGATGTTCGTGGGCCATCTCGGCGAGCTTCCCCTCGCCGGCGCCTCTCTCGCCACCtccctcgccaacgtcaccggctTCAGCTTTCTCGTCGGCATGTCGAGCGCGCTGGACACGCTGTGCGGGCAGGCGTTCGGCGCGCGGCAGTACCACCTCCTCGGCGTGTACAAGCAGCGGGCGATGGTGGTGCTCGCGCTGGCCTGCGTCCCCATCGTCGTCGTGTGGGCCAACACCACCAGGATCCTACTGCTCCTCGGCCAGGACCGGTCCATCGCCGCCGAGGCCGGCACCTATGCGTGGTTGCTCGTCCCGTCGCTCGTCCCCTACGTGCCTCTCGTCTGCCACATCCGCTTCCTGCAGACGCAGAGCATCGTCGTGCCGGTGATGGCCAGCTCCGCCGCCACGGCGCTCAGCCACGTCCTAGTCTGCTGGGCGCTGGTGCACAAGGCCGGCATGGGGAGCAAAGGCGCGGCGCTCAGCAACACCGTCTCCTCCTGCATCAACCTGGCTCTACTGAGCCTGTACACGAGGCTGTCGGGAGCTTGCAAGAGAACGTGGACTGGGTTCTCCATGGACGCCTTCAAGGAGCTGCGACAGTTTGCAGGGCTCGCCTTCCCATCGGCAATGATGCTTTG TTTGGAGTGGTGGTCGTTTGAACTGCTTGTGCTGCTCTCTGGTCTTCTGCCTAATCCTGAACTTGAGACGTCAGTATTGTCCATATG TCTTAATACGGGCTCTCTCATGTTCATGGTGCCAGCTGGTCTCTGCACAGCCATAAG TACACGCGTTTCCAATGAACTTGGTGCCGGTAAGCCTGAGGCAGCGAAGCTAGCGACAAGAGTAGTCGTATGTATGGCCTTGTGTGGAGGCTTGGTCATGTCTGTTGCAATGATTCTGCTACGCAAATTCTGGGGCTATTTGTACAGCAATGAGGAGGAGGTCGTCACATACATTGCACGGATGATACCAGTTCTTGCGATATCCTTCTTTATAGATGGAATCCATACTTCTCTTTCAG GTGTGATAACTGGATGTGGTGAGCAGAAGATTGGTGCTCGTGTCAATCTCGCCGCGTTCTACTTGGCAGGCATCCCCTTGGCCGTGTTTCTTGCATTTGTCCTGCATCTGAATGGAATG GGTCTTTGGCTCGGCATAGTTTGTGGTAGTCTCACAAAGCTTTTGTTGCTCGTGTGGATCGTACTTTCAATAAACTGGGAAAAAGAA GCAATTAAAGCAAAAGACATGGTCTTACGATCGTCTCTCCCGGTTGCTTGA